The genomic stretch GGGAACATACCCCGGCCAATGGATATCCTCAGCGAAATCGAGAACCGGCTCTGCTGCATCCTTCAAAGCGCGGGCTGCGAAGATGTGCAGGCTCTCATGCTCGGCAGCCGCCTGGCCAAAGGCAAAGCAGGTCTGAGCATCCATTGTCACCAACGTGTTGTCCTGAGCGATCCATGCAAAGGGATCCTCGCCGCCATGCCAGTACAGGTCATCAACCAAAGCCCCTGCCCCAATCGCGAAACCGGCAAGCGTTGCTGCACCCGTGATGCGAGACTTTGACACTTCGTCGAAATCGAAGGTGTTTCCTTGGAACTCAAAACCGGCCGTGATCCGTCTGTTCCGTTCTTGAGTGATCTTTCGGTTGAGGATTTCGGCCTGCATATTCTCGGTCAGACCCAGCTCCTCGCCGAAGGTTTTGATCGGTCGGGGGTCGATCTCAGGGGGCAAACCGGCTTCTACGGCTGTTCTGACTGCGTATGGCACGTCATATTCGGTCAGGATTGCCTCTTGGGTCAGCTGATCCTGAGACAGCACCGCGACAGTCGCCAGATCGACGGTGCGACTGTCGCGCTCCTTGACGGCTGTAAGGGCCAGTATCGTCAGACCGAAGGGCCACGGTGTTTCCAGACCAAAGGACTGTGTGTGATGCGTCTCCAATACGTCGGCGGTTGCGATGTGGGCGTGGATGTTCTTCATGCGTTTACCTCAGTGGGTCGAGTGGGCCAGGTGATCGTGCTGGGGAAACCTCCCTGCTGGGGAACATCCCGAAGTGCCTGCCGATAGGTGGCAAAATCAGTAACACAAGAAGCTGATAGCGCTGTGTCGGGCAGCTGGGTCCAGTCGCACTCTGCCAAAAGTGTGTCTCTTTGCGTCCGGTATTCTTCCGACTCCGAACTGTAAAACCACGGATCAGCCAGCAGGCCTGAAAATGATACGTCCCCGGTAGAGGGATCATAGTAATACTTGTAATCAGTCGTTTCGTCCGGGTCGAAGGGGAGACCCGAAGTGTTCTCAACCGCCGTTTCACTGGCCGAATGTTCTTGCAGAGAAAGATCAGCATCTGCGGCCTCGCCCCATCTAATAATCGGGCGTGCTGATGCTGTACCAAGGGTGTTGTCATAAACTAGAAAGAGAGTAGGCATCAGCGTTTCCTCTGTTGAACAGTGATCGAGGGCCAGACAATGATCGGCGCAAACGTATTGATTTTCTCAGGGGTTCGTTTTGCTTGTAGGGTATAAGTGGCTGCCCCAGTTCCGGTGTCTGTATCCAGAGCCTTCAAAGTGAAAGAATTACGAGAACCGCCGAAGCACGACCCCTGCCCCCAAGTAGGAGAGACCAATGTCGAACCTCTAACAACTCTAAGCTGGGCGATTGCTCCATACTGACCACCTCC from Pseudosulfitobacter sp. DSM 107133 encodes the following:
- a CDS encoding DUF4376 domain-containing protein translates to MKNIHAHIATADVLETHHTQSFGLETPWPFGLTILALTAVKERDSRTVDLATVAVLSQDQLTQEAILTEYDVPYAVRTAVEAGLPPEIDPRPIKTFGEELGLTENMQAEILNRKITQERNRRITAGFEFQGNTFDFDEVSKSRITGAATLAGFAIGAGALVDDLYWHGGEDPFAWIAQDNTLVTMDAQTCFAFGQAAAEHESLHIFAARALKDAAEPVLDFAEDIHWPGYVPV
- a CDS encoding tail fiber assembly protein, yielding MPTLFLVYDNTLGTASARPIIRWGEAADADLSLQEHSASETAVENTSGLPFDPDETTDYKYYYDPSTGDVSFSGLLADPWFYSSESEEYRTQRDTLLAECDWTQLPDTALSASCVTDFATYRQALRDVPQQGGFPSTITWPTRPTEVNA